In the genome of Eriocheir sinensis breed Jianghai 21 chromosome 56, ASM2467909v1, whole genome shotgun sequence, one region contains:
- the LOC126984196 gene encoding synaptic vesicle membrane protein VAT-1 homolog-like has translation MTDTQPSAETKTEAPAETKAVQEVGQDAGKAGEAEPPKEMRAVILNGFGGLKSVKIVRRPEPALADGEVLIRVQLCGVSFQDVMVRQGVTEAPPKTPFILGFECAGVVAAVADDVENFKVGDRVVALPDHRAWAELVPVPSKYVYQVPEPMPLQEAAAVTLSYTVAYLLVHDLANIMPGHTVLLHSAGGAVGQAVCALLQDIKGVTVVGIASKNKHEDIKASVTHLIDRAGDIHAEVRKVCPDGVDVVLDSQGGEECNRGYTLLKPLGRYILFGSSSIVTGETKSILSVVKSWWQVDKVSPLRLYEDNRGIIGFNLRRLLHHQSGGHEKVRKVVDMVYKLWQSGVAKAHIDSTYALEDVTDAMTKMHDRKNVGKLLLDLSMDPRPRPTTPAKTKKEEKKDDKENAEKDSKDSKDSKENGKNEKEEEAKADAKK, from the exons ATGACGGACACACAGCCCAGCGCGGAGACCAAAACCGAGGCCCCTGCGGAGACCAAGGCGGTGCAGGAGGTCGGGCAGGATGCAGGCAAGGCAGGAGAAGCAGAGCCACCGAAGGAGATGAGGGCGGTGATCCTGAATGGCTTCGGTGGGCTGAAATCCGTGAAGATTGTGCGTCGCCCCGAGCCCGCCCTGGCTGACGGGGAGGTGCTCATCCGTGTCCAGCTGTG TGGTGTGAGCTTCCAGGATGTGATGGTGCGCCAGGGTGTAACAGAGGCTCCTCCAAAGACCCCATTCATCCTGGGCTTTGAATGTGCTGGAGTTGTGGCTGCTGTGGCTGATGATGTGGAGAATTTCAAG GTTGGGGACCGAGTGGTGGCCCTCCCAGACCACCGTGCCTGGGCTGAGCTGGTGCCGGTGCCTTCCAAGTATGTTTACCAGGTGCCCGAGCCCATGCCCCTTCAG GAGGCAGCTGCAGTCACCTTGAGCTACACAGTGGCCTACCTGTTGGTGCATGACCTGGCCAACATCATGCCGGGTCACACTGTTCTGCTGCACTCGGCTGGAGGGGCCGTG GGTCAAGCTGTGTGTGCCCTGCTGCAAGACATTAAAGGGGTGACAGTGGTGGGCATTGCTTCCAAGAACAAACATGAAGACATCAAGGCCTCGGTCACTCACCTCATTGACCGGGCCGGTGATATCCATGCAGAGGTCAGGAA AGTGTGCCCAGATGGGGTGGATGTAGTGCTGGACTCTCAAGGTGGGGAGGAGTGCAACCGGGGCTACACACTTCTCAAGCCTCTTGGCCGCTATATTCTCTTTG GATCGTCCAGCATTGTAACTGGAGAGACAAAGAGCATCCTGAGTGTTGTCAAGTCG TGGTGGCAGGTGGACAAGGTGTCTCCCCTGCGGCTCTACGAGGACAACCGGGGCATCATTGGCTTCAACCTGCGCCGCCTCCTTCACCATCAG TCTGGTGGCCatgagaaggtgaggaaggtggtGGACATGGTGTACAAGCTGTGGCAGAGTGGGGTTGCCAAGGCCCACATTGATTCCACTTACGCCCTCGAAGAT GTGACAGATGCCATGACGAAGATGCATGACAGGAAGAATGTTGGCAAGCTTTTGCTGGATCTCTCCATGGACCCCCGCCCCAGGCCCACCACCCCGGCcaagacgaaaaaggaagagaaaaaggacgaCAAGGAAAATGCTGAGAAAGATTCGAAAGATTCAAAAGAttcaaaagaaaatggaaaaaatgaaaaagaggaggaggccaaaGCTGATGCTAAAAAGTAA